In Corylus avellana chromosome ca8, CavTom2PMs-1.0, the genomic stretch TTGTAAACATTCATATTTAATTACATAAAAGACTCATGATTATAAAAGAATTATTACAATATTCGTGTGAGGGTCATAAGGCTTTCTCCGAATAAACTCGAAATCTATGAAATGATCTAATATCCGTGCGTGCTTAATCTAATCTAAAGGTAGCTCTTAAACCTAATCTGGAGACGCCGATTGTTTGAGTAGATCACCAAATATTCGGTGTTTGGCAGAAACTTCCATATTTTGAAAAGTCATGGATGAATAATAGATTTACAAATTTACTGTACGGAAGCATACAACTAAAGAAAGAATGGAGCAGAGTCGCCGACTGTCGATATCAGATAGATGGGAGAGGATATGAAGTGCAAAAAAAGAATGGAGCAGAGGTGCGCCAAGGAAGAGACAAAGCGCTGGTAATTTTTGGGTATTGCAGTAGAGAGATGGCCCTCCTCTCCTCTACGCCTTCCCTCTCCTTCGCCTCTCCCTCTCACCCCCCAAACTCAAACTGGGGGATCTTCTCCTTCACTTTCCACACCACCCAATTCGCTCGCCGCCAACGCCCAATCGCCTCCTCTCACCTCTCCTCCACCCTCGACATGAATCCCATCGACAAGTCCTTCTTGAATTTAGCTGAGGCCTTCTCCGAAGAAGAGCTCTGGGCCGCGGCGTGCCTCCGCGTCCGCTCCTTCTACGAGTTCCGTCCCAGTGCCTACGGCATCCGTGTGAGTCCTAGACTTTCATTtcacttgttttgttttttgggataCCGGGGTTATTCAGAAGAAAATTGACTTTTGAGATGTgggttttctctgttttggtGTCATAGTCAACCTTTGAGTTTAATCGGTAGTTTTAGCAAATTAGCAATTGAATGGAACCAGAGCTTTTTGGGTGTCTAATATGTTGTTACGGAAATTTGGGTTGCATTGGTTGAGAAGTTAAGTTAGTTAATTTCTTGAGTTTATGCTCAGTTTTTAATGTGATTGCTAGTCCCCTTGTCTTTATGaattgaaaaagagagtgaaatcATTATAATGGAACCAACCAATTGGAACGAAATCCTCGTGAAAAAAGCTTGTTAAGTTTCAATTAAGTTGCTTTAAGATAGTTGTCATTCGGTCCCAAAAGAAGAAGGCGCTGTGCTAGTGAATCTTCCATGGTTTTTGGAGTTGTGATTGCTTTCCACCTGTCTCTTACCAAATCTGAAATGATTATGAATATTCTCTTTCGTCTGTTTATGAAGCTTATGATACTACAATCTCCTTTTCATTGATAGCATGTTTGGTTTTAAGCAGTTTGCTGCCTCAAGTCACAATGAGATAAATAGTGCACATTTTGGAGTCACTTTCTTTTGcgtttttattcttcttttactGGAAACAGTATTATACTTAAATGGCACTTTTTCCTTGTCAAGTTCTATTAGGATCATAGAAGGTACTTGGCTGAGCGTGAGTTTGAAGCACTAAAAGAACGTGTAGCTGGGAAAAGAGAGGGCTTCAGAAGAGTTTCTTGCATAAATGCTACTCTTCCATTGTCACAGATATCAAACTTTGCAGATGATCTATGCTCTGAATGCAAGGTTTGGttgccttttcctttgaatGACCTGGCAAGAGCTTTGACTTTTTCAATTGTTTCTCTTGGGTTTTTGTTGGATTTGTGTGCCCCATGTAGGGCATCTATACAAAAAATACTTAGCAACATCTGTGTCTGAAGTAAAGCTTTTCAGCTTAGTGGACTCTAATGAGCTAGGTTTTGGATTGATTGGCTGTTTTCTGTCTTTGTCTGTGTACGATGGCAGATACTCTGTAATTTGGTTGTTCCAGAGACAAACAAACACATTCTAAGGCTTGTATTTTGTAGTTTAGaattattcaaaataatatGTGAATCATATATGAAAATGGTTGGTTAATGCTGGAATCTGCAAATAATTCAGATTTAAGTGACAATGCTGCATTAATTTAACTTCCAACTTCTGTCCTCCAAGTATGCCTTAATTTGGATTTTATGCAGTGCTAGACAGGGACACGGGCCCTCTTTAACTccctctcttgctctctctctctctctctctctctctcacacacacacacacacacacacacatcttTGAATCTTCACAGGCATTAAGCACCTCCTTAGATCTGAAAGCCTTGTTGTTTCACTTGTAATTAGCTTTGGACATAATGTTTCCTTGTAAATAGCATTTAATATTTTACTTAGGCAAAAGTATTGGTTTCTGACAATCTTAAATtaataacttttataaattaatcaCCGTTCatttaccataaaaaaaaaaagaaaaaaaaaagaatccaatACACAAAACTCCTCTTGCATAATCAACATATAATGAATTCACACATGATtcataaacattaagatcaaaaGAGGAATTATGCACACAAATAGGAccctcctttttttatttattaaaaagtgaaaatataaaGACATGAAAAGCACCCTACGGCAACCCCCACCCATACAAAGGAAAATAGTTGCCTCTCTCCACTTGGTGCCACCCTCTTCTCTTGTCACCTGCCATCCCCCTGCCCCATTGTAATCTTCCTCCCCCATCCATACAAAGGAAAATAGTTGCCTCCCTCCACTTGGTGCCACCCTCTCCTCTTGTTACCTGCCATCCCCCTGCCCCATTGTAATCTTCCTCCACTCCTAACTCTTCATGATTACCCTCGTCCCTTTACATTGTAGCTCCCCAACAACTTCCCCCTCCCTTTCATTCATATTCACATAAATGAGAATTATGTAAACAATACAATAATCTTGGAGTTAGAAATAGATTTTGGAATAACAAGAAATACTAATGGAGATAGAACTGCAATAAACGCAAAGAGGAGGCATACAGATGGATAGGGTATTAGTACATCTACTGTGACTGCGCGTCCCGGTGTTGCATCGCCTCCATCCACTTGTTCCCCACCACCCACCACCCCCTTCCTCCCAACCCATCTGGGCGACTGTAGGCTCTCCTCAcccatttttggatttttttttttctttttaaattattggtaGCAATATTTGGTGTTAAGAAATTTTGAGTGGCTTccaattgcaatggaaaaatatttttaccaaCCAAacaacagaaaacattttcgaTATTACTTTGAAGGCCTGAACCAGACAATGGATCAATATAATTTTTGTGGAAGTTGTTTTGTGAATGAAAGCATTTTCTATCTGaaattattttacgtcgaaacaaataaatttcttaGGAGATTTagtatttgatttgattttgtattcAATTATTTCAGTGTACTCCTATATAttagaaattttcatttaatgcTATGCATTTGTGTCTCTGTGTTTTAGGATCATCACTACTAAATTTCCTCTGTTTCCTATTGTTACAATGTCATTAGATACTGTGAAATTAAGAGGAGTTATGCATAAGTGTCACCATGTAAAATTATTGTTATTCAATGTTTCATTTAATCTTTTGTAGTTTTCTGACAATGGAGAAGATCGAGTAGTAGTTGGGACTCTTGACCTTAACCAGTGCATTAGTCTCCCAGATGAGATAATAGGAATGAAGCCAGAGGTATTTGATCCGATTTCAGCTCTAACTTTCTGGATAGTATGAACATGTGTTGTCATTTCTGGTAAAACTACATGCACTGTGTCATAACTGCCTTGTTTGAAATTAAGTTGGAGTATGGCATGAAATCATAATCTAGTGTAGCTCCTATGCCATGAGATTAATAAACTGCagaatgagaaagaaaagaatgcaATGTAGCTAAGTTTATGCCAAAGATTTAAGAGTAGGAAACTATAATTTCTGTCAGTAGCTTCATGAAGATTATATATactatcaattttatgtgtCTGTTTGTATTCTCTTCAATTATGTGGAGTTGAGTTGCATTTCACATAATGATGCTGGCTGATCATGGTACCTTCATATAGTTGGTTAATTGTGAACATTATACTTCCAAGGATACAAAGTCCATGGGTAATTGCTTTCagtattttgatatttttattttgtcccACTCCTTTAGTTTTTAATCTAGGGATTGGTGGGCTCTAACCCTGTTTGATCTTCTTGAAGAATACCGCCTACATATCCAATAATATTCTGCAATCCAGCTTCCATGCACATATATTTATCCAAATGCGTAAAGGAAATAACAGgcaatatatatagttttagggTTTATAGTGATGCCATGGTCATACCTGTTATCTCATAGAAAAACATTGTTTACTTCTTAATATGTCTTACCAATGAGCTATAGCTCAAATGGTACCtcctccctttgtagcaaggtggagggCGAGGTCTTCAAGTTCCACCGAGTGCGTGTATAactttccaataaaaaaaaaactttcaatataTCTGATTTGGCTTCTAGTTTTTGAAAGAGACTGTTAACAACCTTTGAGGTGGTTGGACTTTGTGTGCTGATTGGGCCATGCGTCACATGCAAGCCTCACCGGTTGTCACATGAAATGTGGAACTGGTGGGGTGTGGACCAATCAAAAGCGTGTCCTCATTCTTAGAACACACAGCAATAAGATAAAATGAGTTTTCCTAATTCATTTGAACAGGGGATTGGAGCTGATTTTTTAAGGGCATATCTAAGCAATGTATGTGTTGCCAAGGAGTTGCACAGAAATGGTTTAGGTTATTGGGTCGTTGCCAAGTCAAAGATAATTGCTCAAGATTGGGGTAAGAACCTACCTCTTATATTTACTTTTACTATCATTGTGGTCACTGCATTAGTATAGCACCATACATGCATGCTCTTTGTGTCTTCGAAACCATACTCCTCTGTGTTAACTTATTTCATAGCTGCCGATATCTATATTGTACTTCATATTTACCCATCTGAAATTTTCATTGTACTCTATAAAACTAGTAGATACTGAATCAATAGTCTTTCCCATCTTGATATACATTTTTCC encodes the following:
- the LOC132190328 gene encoding GCN5-related N-acetyltransferase 7, chloroplastic isoform X1, with translation MNNRFTNLLYGSIQLKKEWSRVADCRYQIDGRGYEVQKKNGAEVRQGRDKALVIFGYCSREMALLSSTPSLSFASPSHPPNSNWGIFSFTFHTTQFARRQRPIASSHLSSTLDMNPIDKSFLNLAEAFSEEELWAAACLRVRSFYEFRPSAYGIRDHRRYLAEREFEALKERVAGKREGFRRVSCINATLPLSQISNFADDLCSECKFSDNGEDRVVVGTLDLNQCISLPDEIIGMKPEGIGADFLRAYLSNVCVAKELHRNGLGYWVVAKSKIIAQDWGITDLYVHVAVDNEAAKNLYMKSGFVYENDEPAWQARFLDRPRRLLLWTGLPGMEL
- the LOC132190328 gene encoding GCN5-related N-acetyltransferase 7, chloroplastic isoform X2 — translated: MNNRFTNLLYGSIQLKKEWSRVADCRYQIDGRGYEVQKKNGAEVRQGRDKALVIFGYCSREMALLSSTPSLSFASPSHPPNSNWGIFSFTFHTTQFARRQRPIASSHLSSTLDMNPIDKSFLNLAEAFSEEELWAAACLRVRSFYEFRPSAYGIRFSDNGEDRVVVGTLDLNQCISLPDEIIGMKPEGIGADFLRAYLSNVCVAKELHRNGLGYWVVAKSKIIAQDWGITDLYVHVAVDNEAAKNLYMKSGFVYENDEPAWQARFLDRPRRLLLWTGLPGMEL